Proteins from a genomic interval of Tenacibaculum sp. SZ-18:
- a CDS encoding pirin family protein, producing MANNKLIVEERQTDLGNFIVGRLLPFRQKRQVGPFTFIDHMGPSTIGKGNYMDVDQHPHIGLSTLTYLFEGEIEHKDSTGSDQIIYPGDVGFMTAGKGVTHTERTPQNKRNGEEFLMHGYQIWVALPKEMEEMNPRFDYFPSSEIPQHISGHLTIKVVAGNAFGQSAPLQGYSPLFMVDIFAKERTTLNLKGQVKGEIAFVVVKGAILNEDQKVEAGQMLISKTDDECEICLDANSQILLFGGEPLPEERFLLWNFVSHSKDRLQEAKQQWKNKEFPKVPGDRTYIPIPEIKR from the coding sequence ATGGCTAACAATAAACTTATAGTAGAAGAACGTCAAACAGATCTTGGTAATTTTATCGTTGGAAGATTACTTCCCTTCAGACAAAAAAGACAAGTTGGGCCATTTACTTTTATTGATCATATGGGACCTTCAACAATTGGTAAAGGAAATTACATGGATGTAGATCAGCATCCACATATTGGACTAAGTACGTTAACTTATCTTTTTGAAGGGGAGATTGAACACAAAGACAGCACTGGAAGCGATCAAATAATTTATCCTGGTGACGTTGGGTTTATGACTGCGGGAAAAGGTGTAACACACACAGAAAGAACTCCACAAAACAAAAGAAATGGAGAAGAGTTTTTAATGCATGGTTATCAGATTTGGGTTGCCTTACCAAAAGAAATGGAAGAAATGAATCCAAGATTTGATTATTTTCCTAGTTCCGAAATCCCTCAACATATTTCTGGACACTTAACAATTAAAGTTGTAGCTGGTAATGCATTCGGGCAATCGGCTCCGCTACAAGGATACTCTCCACTATTTATGGTTGATATATTTGCAAAAGAAAGAACTACGCTAAATTTAAAAGGTCAAGTGAAAGGGGAAATTGCCTTTGTTGTTGTAAAAGGAGCTATATTAAATGAAGATCAAAAAGTGGAAGCTGGACAAATGTTAATTAGTAAAACGGATGATGAATGTGAAATCTGCTTAGATGCTAATTCTCAAATATTATTATTTGGAGGTGAACCTCTACCTGAAGAACGATTTTTATTATGGAATTTTGTTTCACACAGTAAAGATAGACTTCAAGAAGCTAAACAACAATGGAAAAACAAGGAATTCCCTAAAGTTCCTGGAGATCGAACATATATACCAATTCCTGAAATTAAGAGGTAA